A window of Sulfurimonas sp. C5 contains these coding sequences:
- a CDS encoding DUF4395 domain-containing protein, which yields MGFLPEYGEKVAGYDVRVLNEREARAAAALLFVGAFIGLTNGVMLQTAVFSKYFITFFTLDFLIRIVNPRYAPSLMVGRFFVQNQTPEYVGATQKRFAWGLGFIIAVPMFYYLVISFEPNPLKVLVCLICMFLLFFEAAFSICIGCKLFNLFMKEKATHCPGGVCEFRVKEDVQKFNPLQKIILIVTVVGALYGTYAYFTELKDRTIFVKKMKELFMSDKALEQMQYEKDLEEFDNEDF from the coding sequence ATGGGTTTCTTACCAGAATATGGAGAAAAAGTTGCAGGCTATGACGTCAGAGTATTAAATGAGCGTGAAGCAAGAGCAGCAGCAGCATTATTGTTTGTTGGGGCATTTATCGGTTTAACAAACGGTGTAATGTTGCAAACAGCTGTCTTTTCAAAATACTTTATAACTTTTTTTACTCTCGATTTTTTGATCAGAATAGTAAATCCCCGTTATGCACCTAGTTTAATGGTGGGTCGTTTTTTTGTACAAAACCAAACACCTGAATATGTAGGTGCTACGCAGAAAAGATTTGCATGGGGTCTGGGATTTATTATAGCTGTACCTATGTTTTATTATTTAGTTATTAGTTTTGAACCAAATCCACTTAAAGTATTAGTGTGTTTAATATGTATGTTTTTACTTTTCTTTGAAGCAGCATTTTCAATCTGTATAGGATGTAAGCTTTTTAATCTATTTATGAAAGAAAAAGCGACACACTGTCCCGGCGGTGTATGTGAGTTTAGAGTAAAAGAAGATGTTCAGAAGTTTAATCCGCTTCAAAAAATAATTTTAATTGTCACTGTTGTCGGTGCTCTTTACGGAACTTATGCATATTTTACAGAATTAAAAGACAGAACTATATTTGTGAAAAAAATGAAAGAGTTATTTATGTCGGATAAAGCTCTAGAACAGATGCAATATGAGAAGGATTTAGAAGAATTCGATAACGAAGACTTCTAA
- the grpE gene encoding nucleotide exchange factor GrpE, with product MSEEKNDIKNEEIQEDVEVTNEEAQADEQAVENEFDLLQNELNTLKDKYARVHADFENIKKRLEREKYTAVEYANEKFAKDMVPVIDSLEGALKSVATDADKAELFDKLKEGIELTYKQFLTSLEKHGVTMVSHDEPFDPNIHNAIQSVDSEDVESGQIVQTFQTGYKYKERPLREAMVVVAN from the coding sequence ATGTCTGAAGAAAAAAACGATATAAAAAATGAAGAGATTCAAGAAGATGTAGAAGTTACAAATGAAGAAGCTCAAGCAGATGAACAAGCTGTTGAGAATGAATTTGATCTTTTACAAAATGAACTAAATACACTAAAAGATAAATATGCACGTGTTCATGCTGATTTTGAAAACATCAAAAAAAGATTAGAACGTGAAAAGTATACTGCCGTTGAATATGCAAATGAAAAATTTGCAAAAGATATGGTTCCTGTAATCGACTCGTTAGAGGGAGCTTTAAAGTCTGTTGCAACAGATGCAGATAAAGCAGAATTATTCGATAAATTAAAAGAGGGGATTGAATTAACATATAAACAATTTTTGACTTCCCTTGAAAAACACGGTGTAACAATGGTATCACATGATGAACCTTTTGATCCGAATATCCATAATGCTATCCAAAGTGTTGATAGTGAAGATGTAGAAAGTGGACAAATTGTTCAAACTTTCCAAACAGGATATAAATATAAAGAAAGACCATTACGTGAAGCAATGGTTGTAGTGGCAAACTAA
- a CDS encoding ribose-phosphate pyrophosphokinase, translating into MRGYKIFAGSASVDFAKEICSILDVPLAQADIKKFSDGEISVQISESVRGRDVFIVQSTGAPSNDNLMELLIMVDALRRSSASSITAVVPYYGYARQDRKAAPRVPITAKLVADLYQTAGIDRVVTIDLHAGQIQGFFDIPVDNLYGSITFETYIKSKNLKNPIIASPDIGGVARARYFASRLGLEMVIVDKRREKANESEVMNIIGDVNGKDVIMIDDMVDTAGTMVKAATALKNKGATSVMACATHGVLSGKAYENLTNGELDELIITNTLETKPHSKVKVLTVAPLFAEVIRRVYHNESVNSLFM; encoded by the coding sequence ATGCGTGGTTATAAAATTTTTGCTGGTTCTGCAAGTGTTGATTTTGCTAAAGAGATCTGTTCCATTTTAGACGTGCCTTTAGCACAAGCAGATATCAAGAAATTTAGTGATGGTGAGATCTCTGTTCAGATCTCTGAATCTGTTCGTGGTCGTGATGTATTTATCGTACAATCAACGGGAGCACCGTCAAATGACAACTTAATGGAACTGCTTATCATGGTTGATGCACTTCGTCGCTCTTCTGCGTCAAGCATCACTGCTGTTGTACCTTACTATGGGTATGCAAGACAAGATCGTAAAGCTGCTCCGAGAGTTCCGATTACTGCAAAACTAGTAGCTGATCTGTATCAAACAGCAGGTATTGACAGAGTTGTTACTATCGATCTACACGCTGGTCAAATTCAAGGATTCTTCGATATCCCTGTTGACAACCTTTACGGAAGTATCACTTTTGAAACATATATCAAATCTAAAAACCTTAAAAACCCTATCATCGCTTCTCCTGATATCGGTGGTGTTGCACGTGCTCGTTACTTTGCAAGCCGTTTAGGTTTAGAGATGGTTATCGTTGATAAACGTCGTGAGAAAGCAAACGAGAGTGAAGTTATGAATATTATCGGCGATGTAAACGGTAAAGACGTAATCATGATCGATGACATGGTAGATACTGCCGGAACTATGGTTAAAGCAGCTACTGCACTGAAAAACAAAGGTGCTACTTCGGTAATGGCATGTGCTACACACGGTGTTTTAAGCGGTAAAGCATATGAGAACCTTACAAACGGTGAATTAGACGAATTAATCATCACTAATACACTAGAGACAAAACCACATAGTAAAGTTAAAGTTTTAACAGTTGCTCCACTTTTCGCTGAAGTAATCCGCAGAGTTTACCACAATGAAAGTGTAAACAGCCTGTTTATGTAG
- the dnaK gene encoding molecular chaperone DnaK encodes MSKVIGIDLGTTNSCVAVYEGGEAKVIPNAEGKNTTPSVVAFTDKGEVLVGDPAKRQAITNPEKTISSVKRIMGLMMNEENAKKAHDKVTYKIVDKDGMAAVDVAGKIYTPQEISAKILTKLKEDAEAYLGEKVTDAVITVPAYFNDAQRKATKDAGTIAGLNVLRIINEPTASALAYGLDSKSDENVLVYDLGGGTFDVTTLEISDGTFEVLSTDGNAFLGGDDFDNKIVDFLNDEFKSSHGIDLKNDKMALQRLKDAAENAKKELSASTETEINLPFITMTEAGPQHLVVKLTRAKFEGMIDGLVKETMDHISTAMKDADLDKGDIKEIIMVGGSTRVPLAQQKVSEYFGGKALNKSVNPDEVVAAGAAIQGGVLRGDVKDVLLLDVTPLSLGIETLGGVATKVIEKGTTIPVKKSQVFSTAEDNQPAVSINVVQGEREFAKDNKSLGLFELGDIPAAPRGVPQIEVTFDIDANGILTVSSTDKGTGKSQSITISGSSGLSEEEINKMVQDAEEHKAEDAKRKELVDTKNQADALIAQTEKTMEEMGDKLEDSEKANIVAAIDALKETLKDENATKEQIEEKVKALSEASHKMAEQMYKQQQEGQAQGGADTSKKKDDDDVIDAEIE; translated from the coding sequence ATGAGTAAAGTAATTGGTATAGACTTAGGTACAACAAACTCTTGTGTTGCTGTATACGAAGGTGGTGAAGCAAAAGTTATCCCAAATGCAGAAGGGAAAAATACAACTCCGTCAGTAGTAGCCTTCACTGATAAAGGTGAGGTTTTAGTTGGTGATCCGGCAAAACGTCAAGCTATCACAAACCCTGAAAAAACAATCTCTTCTGTTAAGAGAATTATGGGTCTTATGATGAACGAAGAAAATGCTAAAAAAGCGCATGACAAAGTTACTTATAAGATTGTAGATAAAGACGGTATGGCTGCTGTTGATGTTGCTGGTAAAATCTACACGCCACAAGAAATTTCGGCAAAAATCTTAACAAAACTAAAAGAAGATGCGGAAGCTTACTTAGGTGAAAAAGTTACAGATGCTGTTATTACAGTTCCTGCTTACTTTAACGATGCACAAAGAAAGGCTACAAAAGATGCTGGTACAATTGCTGGACTTAATGTTCTTCGTATCATCAATGAGCCTACTGCATCTGCACTTGCTTACGGACTAGATAGCAAATCTGATGAGAACGTTTTAGTTTATGACCTTGGTGGTGGTACATTCGACGTTACAACTTTAGAGATCTCTGACGGTACTTTTGAAGTTCTTTCAACTGACGGTAATGCATTCCTTGGTGGTGACGACTTCGATAACAAGATCGTTGATTTCTTAAATGATGAGTTTAAAAGCTCTCACGGTATCGATCTTAAAAATGACAAAATGGCACTGCAACGTCTAAAAGATGCTGCTGAAAATGCTAAAAAAGAGCTTTCTGCATCGACTGAAACTGAGATTAACTTACCGTTCATCACGATGACTGAAGCTGGACCACAACACTTAGTTGTAAAATTAACTCGTGCTAAGTTTGAAGGTATGATTGACGGTCTTGTTAAAGAGACTATGGATCACATCTCAACTGCGATGAAAGATGCAGATTTAGATAAAGGTGATATTAAAGAGATCATCATGGTTGGTGGTTCTACTCGTGTACCATTAGCTCAACAAAAAGTAAGTGAATACTTCGGTGGTAAAGCACTTAACAAATCTGTAAACCCAGATGAAGTTGTTGCTGCTGGTGCTGCTATCCAAGGTGGTGTTTTACGCGGTGATGTAAAAGATGTTCTTTTACTAGACGTTACTCCGTTATCACTTGGTATTGAAACTCTTGGTGGTGTTGCAACTAAAGTTATTGAAAAAGGTACTACGATTCCTGTTAAGAAATCTCAAGTATTCTCAACTGCTGAAGACAACCAACCGGCAGTATCTATCAATGTAGTTCAAGGTGAGCGTGAGTTCGCTAAAGACAATAAATCTTTAGGTTTATTTGAACTTGGTGACATTCCTGCTGCTCCACGTGGTGTACCTCAAATTGAAGTAACATTCGATATCGATGCAAACGGTATCTTAACTGTTAGCTCAACTGATAAAGGTACTGGTAAATCTCAATCTATCACTATCTCTGGATCATCTGGTCTAAGTGAAGAAGAGATCAACAAAATGGTTCAAGATGCAGAAGAGCACAAAGCTGAAGATGCAAAAAGAAAAGAATTAGTTGATACTAAAAACCAAGCAGATGCACTTATCGCTCAAACAGAAAAAACTATGGAAGAGATGGGTGACAAACTTGAAGACTCTGAAAAAGCAAACATTGTTGCGGCAATCGATGCTCTTAAAGAAACACTAAAAGATGAAAATGCTACTAAAGAGCAAATTGAAGAAAAAGTAAAAGCTCTTAGCGAAGCAAGTCACAAAATGGCTGAGCAAATGTACAAACAACAACAAGAAGGACAAGCTCAAGGTGGAGCTGATACTTCTAAAAAGAAAGATGACGACGACGTTATCGACGCTGAAATCGAATAA
- a CDS encoding ComF family protein has product MRCMMCERFSFSHICSSCQNNFLQPSLYKRTLPNNIQLISFYKYDEIKKLLHTKHSDLGYHIYNILAKLSFAKFADEFHTDEKFFSIAVDDHVRHGYSHTAILNKHLKSYNITPLYNQLRAQNHLTYSGKSKYFRRTNPRSFKSNTGVKENIILVDDIVTTGTTLNEAIETFGKERVSFCLSLVDLN; this is encoded by the coding sequence ATGCGCTGTATGATGTGTGAAAGGTTTTCTTTCTCACACATCTGCTCCTCCTGTCAAAATAACTTTTTACAACCCTCTTTATATAAAAGAACTCTTCCTAATAATATTCAGCTTATCTCTTTTTATAAATATGATGAGATAAAAAAACTGCTTCATACAAAACATAGCGATCTTGGTTACCATATATATAACATTCTGGCAAAACTCTCATTTGCAAAATTTGCCGATGAATTTCACACTGATGAGAAATTTTTCTCAATTGCAGTAGATGATCATGTTCGACACGGTTATTCTCATACAGCCATTTTAAATAAACATCTTAAATCATACAATATTACACCTCTCTACAACCAATTACGTGCACAAAACCACTTAACTTATTCGGGAAAATCCAAATATTTTCGCAGAACTAATCCTCGATCTTTTAAAAGCAATACAGGTGTAAAAGAAAATATTATACTCGTAGATGACATAGTCACTACAGGAACTACATTGAATGAAGCTATAGAAACTTTTGGAAAAGAGAGGGTATCTTTTTGTTTAAGTCTAGTCGATTTAAACTAA
- the holA gene encoding DNA polymerase III subunit delta has product MYKAEFDKHIQNKSVSNAFVFFGESIFLIDMYTKLMTNIEDANAITFYYDEYDFNSAKAHLSQASLFGDRNILIIKSEKKVNKKELDTLLELCEKNPDNVFVYAYYGSDHKTYTKAFAKTKAMSVRFFNPKDYEAQNIVLSLASQKDIKIDKYTIAHLLKIHNSDISLAANELDKLSVFDREISTKDIDNIVFGLGEINLEDFIKKLLEKRDITEDLQNILEHGEDEIRILTTITSYITQLYMFNIYIRVNGAPNALDILGYPAPKFVVDAKANQAIKIKPQTYYKLHELLLQNELKMKSSHNDKGAILRSTLIKLQKTL; this is encoded by the coding sequence ATGTATAAAGCAGAGTTTGACAAACATATCCAAAACAAAAGTGTCTCGAATGCTTTTGTTTTTTTTGGGGAAAGTATTTTTCTAATAGATATGTATACAAAACTGATGACAAATATAGAAGATGCGAATGCAATCACCTTTTATTATGATGAATACGATTTTAACTCTGCAAAAGCACATCTCTCTCAAGCTTCACTTTTCGGCGATCGTAATATTCTAATTATTAAAAGTGAAAAGAAAGTCAATAAAAAAGAGCTTGACACACTGTTAGAACTTTGTGAAAAAAATCCCGACAATGTTTTTGTATATGCTTACTACGGTAGTGATCACAAAACATATACCAAAGCATTTGCCAAAACAAAAGCAATGAGTGTCCGCTTTTTCAATCCTAAAGATTATGAAGCACAAAACATTGTGCTCTCTTTAGCATCACAAAAAGATATTAAAATTGACAAGTACACTATTGCACATCTCTTAAAGATTCATAATTCCGATATATCTCTTGCTGCTAACGAACTTGACAAACTTTCAGTATTTGACAGAGAAATTTCAACAAAAGATATAGATAATATAGTATTTGGTTTAGGTGAAATCAATTTAGAAGATTTTATTAAGAAACTTCTGGAAAAACGCGATATCACCGAAGATCTGCAAAATATTCTAGAACACGGTGAAGATGAGATCCGAATTCTTACAACCATTACATCTTACATAACTCAACTCTATATGTTCAATATTTACATCCGCGTTAACGGTGCGCCAAATGCCCTTGATATATTGGGTTACCCTGCTCCAAAGTTTGTAGTAGATGCAAAAGCAAATCAGGCAATAAAAATCAAACCGCAGACATATTACAAGCTACATGAACTTCTATTGCAGAATGAATTAAAAATGAAAAGCAGCCATAATGACAAGGGTGCAATTTTACGTTCAACCTTAATCAAACTTCAAAAAACTCTTTAA
- the lepA gene encoding translation elongation factor 4: MKNIRNFSIIAHIDHGKSTLADRIIQECGAVSDRELTTQMMDTMDIEQERGITIKAQSVRLDYVKDGEHYILNLIDTPGHVDFSYEVSKSLASSDGALLIVDAAQGVEAQTIANVYLALDNDLELIPVINKIDLPAAEPERVAEEIETSIGIDATDAVLVSAKTGIGIRELIDAIVDRVPAPVGDPNATTKAIIYDSWFDNYLGALALVRVFDGEITKGQNIQLMSSKEEHQVLDLMYPHPKHKIKTPSIKAGEIGIVVLGLKEVSVINVGDTITDAKNPAAEPVGDYEPAKPFVFAGLYPIDTDKFEDLRDALDKLKLNDSSLSYEPETSVALGFGFRVGFLGMLHMEVIKERLEREYGLDLIATAPSLKEVSVINVGDTITDAKNPAAEPVGDYEPAKPFVFAGLYPIDTDKFEDLRDALDKLKLNDSSLSYEPETSVALGFGFRVGFLGMLHMEVIKERLEREYGLDLIATAPSVIYHVYMTDGSKIEVQNPSELPPVQKIDKIEEPYVRATVITPSEYLGNIITLLVSKRGNQSKMTYLNEDRVMLEYEIPMNEIVVDFYDTLKSISKGYASFDYEPLDFKVGDLVKLDIKVAGEAVDALSVIVPRTQALARGRALVKNMKELIPRQLFEVAVQASLGSQIIARETVKSMGKNVTAKCYGGDITRKRKLLEKQKAGKKRMKSIGKVQLPQEAFMSVLKMD, translated from the coding sequence TTGAAAAACATTAGAAATTTTTCTATTATTGCACATATCGACCATGGTAAAAGTACCTTGGCAGATAGAATTATCCAAGAGTGTGGTGCCGTAAGTGATCGTGAACTTACAACTCAAATGATGGATACTATGGATATTGAGCAAGAGCGCGGTATTACGATCAAAGCACAATCTGTGAGACTTGACTATGTAAAAGACGGTGAGCACTATATCCTTAACCTCATTGACACTCCGGGCCACGTTGACTTCTCATATGAAGTCAGTAAGTCTCTTGCTTCTTCAGACGGTGCACTTTTAATTGTAGATGCTGCTCAAGGTGTTGAAGCACAGACTATTGCCAATGTTTATCTGGCACTGGACAATGACCTTGAACTGATTCCTGTAATCAATAAAATCGACTTGCCAGCAGCTGAGCCTGAACGTGTTGCAGAAGAGATTGAAACTTCAATCGGAATCGACGCAACAGATGCTGTACTGGTAAGTGCAAAAACAGGTATAGGTATTCGTGAACTTATTGATGCTATTGTTGACAGAGTTCCTGCTCCGGTAGGAGATCCTAATGCGACAACAAAGGCTATCATTTATGACAGCTGGTTTGATAACTATCTTGGTGCACTTGCACTTGTTCGTGTATTTGACGGTGAAATCACTAAAGGGCAAAATATTCAATTAATGAGCTCTAAAGAGGAACATCAGGTTCTTGACCTTATGTATCCACACCCTAAACACAAGATCAAAACTCCATCAATTAAAGCTGGTGAAATTGGTATTGTTGTTCTTGGTCTTAAAGAGGTAAGTGTTATCAACGTAGGTGATACAATTACAGATGCGAAAAACCCGGCAGCAGAACCTGTAGGTGACTATGAACCGGCAAAACCGTTTGTCTTTGCCGGACTATATCCAATCGATACAGACAAATTCGAAGATCTTCGTGATGCACTCGACAAATTAAAGCTTAACGACTCTTCGCTATCGTATGAACCGGAAACATCGGTAGCACTAGGTTTTGGATTCCGTGTAGGTTTCCTTGGTATGTTACATATGGAAGTAATTAAAGAGCGTTTAGAGCGTGAATATGGTCTAGACCTAATTGCAACTGCACCGTCNCTTAAAGAGGTAAGTGTTATCAACGTAGGTGATACAATTACAGATGCGAAAAACCCGGCAGCAGAACCTGTAGGTGACTATGAACCGGCAAAACCGTTTGTCTTTGCCGGACTATATCCAATCGATACAGACAAATTCGAAGATCTTCGTGATGCACTCGACAAATTAAAGCTTAACGACTCTTCGCTATCGTATGAACCGGAAACATCGGTAGCACTAGGTTTTGGATTCCGTGTAGGTTTCCTTGGTATGTTACATATGGAAGTAATTAAAGAGCGTTTAGAGCGTGAATATGGTCTAGACCTAATTGCAACTGCACCGTCTGTTATTTATCATGTTTATATGACTGATGGTTCAAAAATTGAAGTACAAAACCCTTCAGAACTTCCACCGGTGCAAAAGATTGATAAGATTGAAGAGCCTTATGTACGTGCAACGGTAATTACACCGAGTGAGTATCTAGGAAATATCATTACATTACTAGTTTCCAAACGTGGAAATCAGTCGAAAATGACTTATCTTAATGAAGACAGGGTTATGCTCGAATACGAGATTCCAATGAATGAGATCGTTGTAGATTTTTACGATACACTAAAATCGATCTCAAAAGGGTATGCTTCTTTTGACTATGAACCGCTTGATTTTAAAGTGGGTGACCTTGTGAAACTTGACATCAAAGTAGCTGGTGAAGCTGTTGATGCATTGAGTGTTATAGTACCTCGTACGCAAGCACTTGCTCGTGGCCGTGCGCTTGTAAAGAACATGAAAGAGTTAATCCCTCGTCAACTTTTTGAAGTAGCTGTTCAAGCTTCTTTAGGCTCTCAGATTATTGCACGTGAAACTGTAAAATCTATGGGGAAAAACGTAACTGCTAAATGTTACGGTGGGGATATCACACGTAAACGTAAGCTTTTAGAAAAACAAAAAGCGGGTAAAAAACGTATGAAGTCTATCGGTAAAGTTCAGCTTCCGCAAGAAGCCTTTATGTCAGTTTTAAAAATGGACTAA
- a CDS encoding nitrous oxide reductase accessory protein NosL has translation MLKSLLLATVLLLTFAGCTQQTTMTKKADMKPRMMFQTVDEKDAVLVQTGNEKYYCHICGMHLVKFYKTSYMAEDGTRKYQYCSIHCLADHLNHDVELKNPQVIDVSSLKPISVLQAYYVVGSDVRGTMSRVSKYAFGTYEAAQNFQKQHGGKIMDFNGALQEAQKDFN, from the coding sequence ATGTTAAAGAGTCTTCTTTTAGCTACGGTATTACTACTTACTTTTGCCGGATGTACACAACAAACTACTATGACAAAAAAAGCTGACATGAAACCTAGAATGATGTTTCAAACAGTAGATGAAAAAGATGCTGTACTTGTACAAACAGGAAATGAGAAGTATTACTGTCATATATGCGGTATGCATTTAGTAAAATTTTATAAAACAAGTTATATGGCTGAGGATGGTACGCGTAAATATCAGTATTGTTCTATCCATTGTTTAGCAGATCATTTAAATCATGATGTGGAACTTAAAAATCCACAAGTTATTGATGTAAGTTCATTAAAACCAATATCTGTATTACAGGCTTATTATGTTGTAGGAAGTGATGTTAGAGGAACAATGAGTCGTGTGAGTAAATATGCATTTGGCACATATGAAGCTGCACAAAATTTTCAAAAACAACATGGTGGAAAAATCATGGATTTTAACGGTGCACTGCAAGAAGCACAAAAAGATTTTAATTAG
- a CDS encoding Fur family transcriptional regulator has product MENYTEMLRAHHLKATPQRIEITNALLINGHLTIEKLYDILLKKFNSISLATIYKNINLMIENAFIQEVKIPNAKSVYELTKEAHSHLVCEKCGSVEDLHIDLSPMKKLNLSKVDFQVNKVDMVLSGICKNCQ; this is encoded by the coding sequence ATGGAAAACTATACAGAAATGTTAAGAGCACATCATCTTAAAGCAACGCCTCAACGTATTGAGATTACGAATGCTTTATTGATAAACGGGCACTTAACGATAGAAAAACTCTATGATATATTGTTAAAAAAGTTCAATTCTATATCATTGGCTACTATCTATAAAAATATAAATCTTATGATAGAAAATGCCTTTATACAAGAGGTAAAAATTCCAAATGCCAAATCTGTATATGAATTGACAAAAGAGGCACATTCCCATTTAGTATGTGAAAAATGCGGAAGTGTAGAGGATTTGCATATAGACTTATCCCCTATGAAAAAACTAAATTTGAGCAAAGTAGACTTTCAAGTAAATAAAGTCGATATGGTTCTCTCGGGAATTTGCAAAAACTGCCAATAG
- a CDS encoding ribonuclease R family protein, translating into MKSLLVKLTHGLSEQDTTEHELKLLQEWTAKKYLTHKNDVYKFHSKYRAGTLGLVQNDTAYLHVIGENIKDLFIENIGVATEGDLIIAKRLLGKRGTPAAEIAEVVGREQTYSIGYIIEKYNHRSLVDLKTEHPIGAEFSTEQLASHEIGDVFTIDNLENKVIDFLGNLADPLVDEKIVLAQFNKHDEFDAEVLAEAQSFKEVDASKYPKRRDLRELPFCTIDPVTAKDFDDAIYWDQDNTTLYVAIADVSEYVKPFGAVDNEAIYRSFSIYLPHRSIPMLPRQLSETLCSLQPHKDRLSYVFEMKLDLESLEVTHSEVYEAIIHSKRRFNYEEIDHFFEGNYKAQNKDEEDVLKALEQLKPVTDALREKRLKIGFDFRSSEIEMKIDEQHHIISTEEAEETPSHSLIEDCMLLANKEAASRYERGIFRIHEPPSQAKLQTLYQELSSIGIQIEIKDTVKETIEFIQTQAEELGLASEVDTLIIRAQMQARYSPLNHGHFGLGFERYTHFTSPIRRYSDLIVHRLLKAINAGDTAEGSYVLRNIESLAMAISEKEREASTIEIEFMARKYARWANDNLGREFKARISATDPELRADLHDEIIGAKLQLTAHDNYVLFEDVIVRIDKVDIPKARIFATVVRRVDV; encoded by the coding sequence TTGAAGTCTCTACTTGTTAAACTCACTCATGGATTGAGTGAGCAGGACACTACCGAACATGAACTCAAGCTACTCCAGGAATGGACTGCAAAAAAATACCTTACACATAAAAACGACGTCTACAAATTTCATTCTAAATATCGAGCAGGTACTCTGGGACTTGTACAAAACGACACTGCTTATCTGCACGTAATTGGTGAAAATATTAAAGATCTTTTTATTGAAAATATCGGTGTGGCAACTGAGGGTGATCTCATCATTGCTAAAAGACTTTTGGGAAAACGAGGGACACCTGCAGCTGAAATTGCAGAAGTTGTCGGCCGTGAACAGACGTATTCAATTGGATACATTATTGAAAAGTATAATCATAGATCATTGGTAGATCTTAAAACAGAACATCCTATCGGTGCAGAGTTTAGCACAGAGCAACTCGCTTCTCACGAAATAGGCGATGTTTTTACGATAGACAACCTCGAAAATAAGGTAATTGATTTTTTAGGAAACTTGGCAGACCCACTGGTTGATGAAAAAATAGTTCTTGCCCAGTTTAATAAACATGATGAGTTTGATGCAGAAGTTTTAGCAGAAGCACAGTCCTTTAAAGAAGTCGATGCTTCCAAATATCCAAAAAGAAGGGACTTAAGAGAACTTCCATTTTGTACAATTGACCCTGTAACGGCAAAAGACTTTGATGATGCAATCTACTGGGATCAAGACAATACAACACTCTATGTTGCAATTGCTGATGTTAGTGAATATGTCAAACCTTTCGGTGCTGTAGATAATGAGGCAATTTACAGAAGTTTTTCAATCTATCTTCCTCACCGCTCTATCCCTATGCTACCTCGTCAGCTGAGTGAAACACTTTGTTCCCTGCAGCCTCATAAAGACAGATTATCATATGTTTTTGAGATGAAACTTGATCTTGAATCTCTTGAGGTAACTCATTCTGAAGTGTATGAAGCGATCATCCATTCAAAAAGAAGATTTAACTACGAAGAGATAGACCATTTTTTTGAAGGAAACTACAAAGCTCAGAACAAAGATGAAGAAGATGTTTTAAAAGCACTGGAACAGCTCAAACCTGTAACTGATGCCCTGAGAGAAAAAAGATTGAAGATCGGTTTTGATTTCAGATCGAGTGAAATTGAGATGAAGATCGATGAACAACACCATATCATTTCAACTGAAGAAGCTGAAGAAACACCTTCACACTCTTTGATCGAAGATTGTATGCTTTTAGCGAACAAAGAAGCAGCTTCAAGGTATGAACGCGGTATCTTTAGGATCCACGAACCCCCTAGTCAGGCAAAACTTCAAACTCTTTATCAAGAACTTTCATCAATCGGTATTCAGATAGAGATCAAAGACACGGTTAAAGAGACAATTGAATTTATTCAAACACAAGCAGAGGAACTTGGTCTGGCAAGCGAAGTAGATACTCTTATTATACGCGCACAGATGCAGGCACGATACTCACCGTTAAACCATGGGCACTTCGGTCTTGGATTTGAACGCTATACACACTTTACTTCACCTATTAGAAGATACAGTGACTTAATTGTTCACCGTTTACTCAAAGCGATTAATGCAGGTGATACGGCTGAGGGTTCTTATGTCCTTCGTAATATAGAATCATTGGCAATGGCAATCAGTGAAAAAGAGCGTGAAGCGAGTACCATAGAAATAGAATTTATGGCACGTAAATATGCACGTTGGGCAAACGACAACTTAGGACGTGAATTTAAAGCAAGAATCTCGGCAACAGACCCTGAACTCAGAGCCGATCTTCATGATGAAATTATCGGTGCAAAATTACAGCTCACGGCTCATGACAACTATGTTCTTTTTGAAGACGTCATTGTAAGAATCGATAAAGTAGATATCCCTAAAGCAAGAATATTTGCGACTGTTGTAAGAAGAGTTGATGTATAA